From the Prochlorococcus sp. MIT 1223 genome, the window TTACAAAGAATATAGTCTTTCTTGTTGAATCTATTTTAGTTCTAGTTATATTAAATTACTTAGATACTTAAGATGAGAAGTTAATCAGAGTCAATTAAGAATCTAAGAACTTGACTCTATAGCTCTGATTAGAAATAAGTTATATATTCAATAACCTCAGTCAAGGAATTTATGACTCCACCATATATATTTTCACTTCCTATCTGGTATCCATTTAAATAATGCAAATAGTAGCAATTAGCCTTCATAGCACATTGCATATCTGAAAACATATCTCCTACAAAAACAATCTTGTTAATTTCTAATGACAATTCTTTTGCTGCGTATTGAATGGGTTCTGGGTATGGCTTGCCTCGAGGTGTAAGCTCAGGCGTAACTACAGCTTTTACATCCAACTGGAAAAATTCAATTAATTCCAAAGTTCTGCACTTATCTTTAGAAGTAACGATTCCAGTAGGTATCGATTTATCTTTTAACCAGCGCAATAGCTTCCTTACATAGGGGTTTAATGTAATTAAATCTTTGTTTTCACTTGCTATACGTGAATAATGATTTTCAATTGATTGATGTAAGTTTGAATCTATTTCTAGCTTCCTAAGTATTGATCGAAATGGAATTCCTATATGCTGTTTATATTTCTCAAATCCTGGATATACAGCATAATTT encodes:
- a CDS encoding HAD-IA family hydrolase, whose translation is MKKITGVLFDFDGVLIDSLPVMEKAWFSIQENYAVYPGFEKYKQHIGIPFRSILRKLEIDSNLHQSIENHYSRIASENKDLITLNPYVRKLLRWLKDKSIPTGIVTSKDKCRTLELIEFFQLDVKAVVTPELTPRGKPYPEPIQYAAKELSLEINKIVFVGDMFSDMQCAMKANCYYLHYLNGYQIGSENIYGGVINSLTEVIEYITYF